The Nitrospiraceae bacterium genome includes a window with the following:
- a CDS encoding DUF2294 domain-containing protein encodes MRSKGETEAAVRTAIIKFEQEFLGRGPDDVRAFIVRDLLVVRLKGVLTPAERQLAKTPEGIDMVKRLRQNLIAQGRERLCEQISELVGAKVTALFTDIDTHVGERIFVFTLDSDAEGSFR; translated from the coding sequence ATGCGCAGCAAAGGCGAAACCGAAGCCGCAGTCCGCACCGCCATCATCAAATTCGAGCAGGAGTTTCTGGGGCGGGGGCCGGACGACGTCAGAGCCTTCATTGTCCGCGATCTGTTGGTCGTCCGCCTCAAGGGTGTCTTGACGCCGGCGGAGCGGCAGCTGGCCAAGACTCCCGAAGGCATCGATATGGTCAAACGCCTGCGCCAGAACCTGATTGCGCAGGGACGGGAACGCCTGTGCGAGCAGATCTCGGAGTTGGTCGGCGCCAAAGTCACGGCGCTCTTTACCGATATCGATACCCACGTCGGCGAGCGCATCTTCGTGTTCACGCTGGATTCGGACGCGGAGGGCAGCTTCCGCTGA
- a CDS encoding carbonic anhydrase: MEKLIAGVKRFQDQIFHSKKKLFGKLASSQQPRALFITCSDSRVDPCLLTQTEPGELFILRNAGNIIPSYGTSVGSATAAIEYAVGVLGVKHIIVCGHTDCGVVKALLDPKQVGDLPAVKKWLYQAESTRRVVEEVYGHLKGQALQIATTKENVRIQLEHLQTHPTVAAKLRKGSLKLHGWVYSIATGDIWMYDAKQETFISLTDSAA; this comes from the coding sequence ATGGAAAAACTGATCGCAGGGGTCAAAAGGTTCCAGGACCAGATTTTTCATTCGAAAAAGAAACTGTTCGGGAAACTGGCGAGTTCGCAACAACCGCGCGCGCTGTTCATCACCTGTTCCGATTCCCGCGTCGATCCCTGCCTGCTGACCCAAACCGAGCCGGGGGAGCTGTTTATCCTCCGCAATGCCGGCAACATCATTCCGTCCTACGGCACCAGCGTCGGGAGCGCGACCGCGGCGATCGAATATGCCGTGGGGGTGCTCGGGGTGAAACACATCATCGTCTGCGGCCATACGGACTGCGGCGTGGTGAAAGCCCTCTTGGACCCGAAGCAAGTCGGTGACCTGCCGGCGGTCAAGAAATGGCTCTACCAGGCGGAGAGTACCCGCCGGGTCGTGGAGGAAGTGTACGGCCACCTCAAAGGGCAGGCCCTTCAGATCGCCACGACGAAGGAGAACGTGCGCATTCAGCTCGAGCATCTCCAAACTCACCCCACCGTGGCGGCGAAACTGCGCAAAGGCTCGCTCAAACTCCATGGATGGGTCTACTCGATCGCCACCGGCGACATTTGGATGTACGACGCCAAGCAGGAAACCTTCATTTCCCTGACGGATTCGGCCGCCTGA
- a CDS encoding YdiU family protein produces the protein MADRRTLEGLTFDNSYARLPGIFYAKVHPTPFTLPPHLIHFNRAAADLIDLDPQEAGRPEFAGVFGGSLLAPGMDPLAMLYAGHQFGIYVPQLGDGRAILLGEVLDSRGERWDLHLKGAGMTPFSRDGDGRSVLRSAVREYLCCEAMHGLGIPTTRALSLVGSDDKVYREQVETAAAIVRMAPSHVRFGTFEIFYYRKQHDYLRQLADYVVDLHYPDLAGLPDRYVRFLGAVVARTAKLIAAWQAVGWSHGVLNTDNMSILGLTLDYGPYGFMDDYDPGFICNHSDHNGRYAFNQQPYIGLWNLSCLAQTLLPLAEKDDLKAALDTYQGTFDHEYRRLMRGKMGLREERDDDTDLLQDLLGLLAGSRVDYTIFFRELGMFSTADDASNERLREQFLNRERFDAWARRYRDRLRAEGSRDAERRERMDRVNPLYVLRNYLAQAAIEKAQQKDYSEIDRLLQLLQDPFTERPGMMSYAAAPPNWGKHIAVSCSS, from the coding sequence ATGGCTGACCGCCGCACCCTCGAAGGGCTGACCTTCGACAACAGCTATGCACGCCTGCCCGGGATTTTCTACGCGAAGGTTCACCCCACACCGTTCACCCTTCCGCCGCACCTGATTCATTTCAACCGCGCGGCTGCTGACTTGATCGATCTCGATCCACAGGAGGCCGGGCGGCCTGAATTCGCAGGCGTGTTCGGAGGAAGCCTGTTAGCGCCCGGCATGGATCCCCTGGCCATGCTCTATGCGGGTCATCAGTTCGGGATCTACGTGCCGCAGTTGGGCGACGGGCGCGCGATCCTTCTAGGCGAAGTCCTCGACAGTCGGGGCGAACGCTGGGATCTGCATTTGAAAGGCGCGGGAATGACACCGTTCTCGCGCGACGGCGACGGACGCTCGGTGTTGCGCTCGGCGGTCCGCGAATACCTCTGCTGCGAAGCCATGCATGGGTTGGGCATTCCGACGACCCGCGCGCTCAGTTTGGTCGGCAGCGACGACAAGGTCTACCGCGAGCAGGTCGAAACGGCCGCGGCGATCGTCCGCATGGCGCCGTCGCATGTTCGGTTCGGCACCTTCGAGATCTTCTACTATCGCAAACAACACGATTATCTCCGGCAGTTGGCCGACTACGTCGTCGATCTGCATTATCCCGACCTGGCCGGATTGCCGGACCGGTATGTCCGCTTCCTGGGCGCAGTGGTGGCGCGCACGGCCAAGCTGATTGCGGCCTGGCAGGCGGTCGGCTGGTCTCACGGCGTGTTAAACACCGACAACATGTCGATCCTCGGACTGACCCTCGACTATGGGCCCTATGGCTTCATGGACGACTATGATCCCGGCTTCATCTGCAACCACTCGGACCACAACGGTCGCTATGCCTTCAATCAGCAGCCCTACATCGGCTTGTGGAATTTGAGTTGCCTGGCCCAGACGCTGTTGCCGCTAGCCGAGAAAGACGACCTGAAGGCGGCGCTCGACACCTACCAAGGGACATTCGATCATGAATATCGGCGGCTGATGCGAGGCAAGATGGGGTTGCGGGAGGAACGGGACGACGACACGGATCTGCTCCAGGATCTGTTGGGGCTGTTGGCCGGCAGCCGCGTCGATTACACAATCTTCTTTCGTGAACTGGGCATGTTCTCGACGGCGGACGACGCTTCGAACGAGCGCCTGCGCGAACAGTTTCTCAATCGGGAACGGTTCGATGCCTGGGCTCGGCGCTATCGGGATCGCCTGCGCGCCGAAGGCAGCCGTGATGCGGAGCGGCGCGAACGTATGGATCGCGTGAATCCTCTGTATGTACTGCGCAACTACCTCGCCCAGGCGGCGATCGAGAAAGCGCAACAGAAGGACTATTCGGAGATCGATCGCCTGCTACAGTTGCTGCAGGACCCGTTCACCGAGCGGCCCGGCATGATGTCGTACGCCGCGGCGCCGCCCAACTGGGGCAAACACATCGCGGTGAGTTGTTCGTCGTGA
- a CDS encoding patatin-like phospholipase family protein, whose protein sequence is MDVRTFIDDPRVRATIDALRRDAGDRVLSDIVDDSGRQYVDLVMEGGGVLGIALVGYTYALECLGIRFLGIGGTSAGSINALLMAALDRLDQPKSHRILDWLAEIDLFAFVDGDGDARRMVEAIVEKAGTPTLVFRGAQVLDNLFGQLGLNPGDVFSQWIKERLAEVGIATYRDLRERMGPSDGVRLRSRDGRILSEGELDARLSMVAAELTTESKVDFPRMAPLYWSDPDRVNPAEFVRASMSIPVLFHPFRVRSLPKGPSAERQWSTLAHYSGPIPDEVIFVDGGTISNFPIDLFHQPGVPLAPTFGVKLGLERNAPRNIRGPVEFLRALFEAARNGADTDFLVKHRDYRNLIAYIQTGEHYWLDFRLTPEAKVDLFARGVETAADFVRRFDWERYKRIRANLEQAERES, encoded by the coding sequence ATGGACGTTCGCACCTTCATCGATGATCCACGGGTTCGCGCGACGATCGACGCGCTGCGGCGCGATGCCGGTGATCGCGTGCTTTCCGACATCGTCGACGATTCAGGCCGGCAATACGTCGACCTGGTCATGGAAGGCGGCGGTGTGCTGGGCATCGCGCTGGTCGGCTACACCTACGCGTTGGAATGTCTCGGCATCCGGTTTCTCGGCATCGGCGGCACCTCGGCCGGTTCGATCAATGCGCTGCTGATGGCGGCGCTGGATCGTCTGGATCAACCGAAGAGTCACAGGATTCTCGATTGGCTGGCCGAGATCGATCTCTTCGCCTTCGTCGATGGGGACGGGGATGCGCGCCGCATGGTCGAGGCGATCGTGGAGAAAGCCGGCACCCCCACGCTGGTCTTCCGCGGCGCCCAGGTCCTCGATAACCTGTTCGGGCAGTTGGGGCTCAACCCGGGCGACGTGTTCAGTCAGTGGATCAAGGAACGATTGGCCGAGGTCGGCATCGCTACCTACCGTGATCTGCGCGAGCGTATGGGCCCGTCGGATGGTGTACGGCTTCGAAGCCGGGACGGGCGCATACTCTCCGAAGGAGAACTCGATGCGCGTCTCTCGATGGTGGCCGCGGAACTCACGACCGAGAGCAAGGTGGATTTCCCCCGCATGGCGCCGCTCTATTGGTCCGATCCCGATCGGGTGAATCCCGCGGAGTTCGTTCGGGCATCGATGTCGATCCCGGTGTTGTTCCATCCGTTCCGTGTCCGCTCGTTGCCGAAAGGGCCGAGCGCCGAACGACAGTGGTCGACGCTGGCGCACTACTCCGGACCCATTCCGGATGAAGTGATCTTCGTGGACGGAGGCACGATCTCAAATTTTCCCATCGATTTGTTTCACCAGCCAGGCGTGCCGCTGGCGCCGACCTTCGGCGTCAAGCTGGGTTTGGAACGAAACGCGCCGCGCAATATTCGCGGTCCGGTGGAATTTCTCCGAGCCTTGTTCGAAGCGGCGCGCAATGGAGCGGACACGGATTTTCTGGTCAAGCACCGGGACTATCGAAACCTGATTGCGTACATTCAAACCGGCGAACATTATTGGCTGGATTTCCGATTGACCCCCGAGGCTAAGGTGGATCTGTTTGCCCGCGGGGTCGAGACGGCGGCGGACTTCGTACGTCGGTTCGACTGGGAGCGGTACAAACGCATCAGGGCCAATCTGGAACAAGCTGAACGGGAGAGCTGA
- a CDS encoding alpha/beta fold hydrolase, translating to MHAFTLTGSDGKMIRGDRTLGKDRQLLFITGFLSKRWGNKSQALAQWCKERGWGVACFDFRGWGDSGGTWGDYRLTDWLADAQAVAKMLQEGPPITIVGNSLGGWLAWLVAQAQPSVEELILIAPAFNMMGLRATEIPAERRERWQDTGAMPWDDDPLHAQAPIPWHWVEDSRGLWEQRLSTPRRVKTTILHGLQDTVIRPEGSWNFVQHLLAQDPEFPIELLLKTGDHRLSSPEHLSVFRKLVSREA from the coding sequence ATGCACGCGTTCACACTGACCGGATCGGACGGCAAGATGATTCGCGGCGATCGGACCTTAGGGAAGGACCGCCAGCTTCTGTTCATAACCGGCTTCTTGTCCAAACGGTGGGGCAACAAAAGCCAAGCACTGGCTCAATGGTGTAAGGAGCGAGGGTGGGGTGTTGCCTGTTTTGATTTTCGCGGCTGGGGCGACTCCGGTGGAACGTGGGGCGACTATCGACTGACGGATTGGTTGGCGGATGCGCAGGCCGTCGCGAAAATGCTGCAGGAAGGACCGCCGATCACCATCGTGGGCAATTCGCTCGGCGGCTGGTTGGCCTGGTTGGTGGCACAGGCGCAGCCGTCGGTCGAGGAGTTGATCCTGATCGCGCCGGCATTCAACATGATGGGCCTGCGCGCGACGGAGATTCCCGCTGAGCGGCGGGAACGGTGGCAGGACACGGGAGCGATGCCGTGGGACGACGATCCACTGCATGCTCAGGCACCGATTCCCTGGCATTGGGTGGAGGACAGCCGCGGGCTGTGGGAGCAACGGCTATCGACGCCGCGGCGGGTCAAGACGACGATTCTCCATGGGCTTCAGGATACGGTGATTCGGCCTGAAGGCAGCTGGAACTTCGTGCAGCATCTCCTGGCCCAGGATCCGGAATTTCCGATCGAACTGTTGCTCAAGACCGGCGACCATCGGCTGAGTAGTCCGGAGCATTTGAGCGTGTTTCGCAAACTGGTTTCTCGTGAGGCGTAA
- a CDS encoding DUF2470 domain-containing protein, with protein sequence MSSSRQHSSGPDSDEPEVPEPSHAEKARTLVHLQQTGGLSTLSRKHSGWPFGSVMPYGLDDHGQPSFLISNMAMHTHNLLGDPRASLLITPPESQRDPLGAARVTLMGSVTRVPKEHAAPVRERYLARHASASYWVDFDDFGFFQMALTDIYFVGGFGSMGWVAPADYIAATVDPLAGTATDLIREINTQQQDTLLLLARVLGGLDAQQASITTMDRLGFHLRVKTPDRMQGGRLAFASPVRDAQEARAGLAELAEKARAGAPVLHSL encoded by the coding sequence GTGTCATCATCGCGTCAGCACAGCAGCGGGCCTGATTCGGATGAACCGGAAGTTCCCGAGCCCTCCCACGCCGAGAAGGCGCGGACGTTGGTGCATTTGCAGCAGACGGGCGGTCTCTCGACGCTCTCTCGCAAGCATTCGGGATGGCCGTTCGGGTCGGTCATGCCCTACGGCTTGGATGATCACGGGCAGCCGAGCTTTCTGATCAGCAACATGGCGATGCATACGCACAACCTGCTCGGTGATCCCCGCGCGAGCCTGCTGATCACGCCGCCGGAGAGTCAGCGGGATCCGTTGGGTGCGGCCAGGGTGACGCTCATGGGTTCGGTGACGAGGGTGCCGAAGGAGCACGCCGCTCCGGTGCGCGAGCGCTACTTGGCGCGGCATGCGAGCGCCTCCTACTGGGTGGACTTCGACGACTTCGGCTTTTTCCAGATGGCGCTGACCGACATTTACTTCGTGGGCGGCTTCGGGTCGATGGGTTGGGTCGCACCGGCTGACTATATAGCGGCCACGGTGGACCCGCTGGCGGGTACGGCAACGGATCTCATTCGGGAGATCAATACGCAGCAACAGGACACGCTCTTGCTGCTTGCCCGCGTCCTGGGCGGGCTCGACGCGCAACAGGCGAGCATCACAACCATGGATCGGTTGGGATTTCACCTCCGGGTGAAAACGCCGGACCGGATGCAGGGAGGACGATTGGCCTTCGCCAGTCCCGTGCGCGATGCGCAGGAGGCCCGGGCGGGACTCGCCGAATTGGCGGAGAAGGCGAGGGCGGGAGCGCCGGTGCTCCATTCGCTGTGA
- a CDS encoding lipid-binding SYLF domain-containing protein: MFMTRIPRFSRCLATMILLLGLTSAPVSHAADDREQQILVDEAQVTLRNFVGDSNMGWFRDHLKEAKGLFIVPQFVKAALFYGGAGGSGVFVAKDEKTGEWSEPAFFTMGAASFGFQFGAQASEVILLVLTERGVDSLLLGNFKLGADGSVAVGPVGAGVSGATTPNLSADLLSFVRAKGLFAGISLEGAALISRDEWSKAYYGKPVTPTDIVIRREVKNPHSDVLRTEILKALEGK, encoded by the coding sequence ATGTTCATGACGCGGATTCCTCGATTCAGCCGGTGCCTTGCAACCATGATACTGCTGTTGGGCCTCACATCCGCCCCGGTGAGCCATGCGGCCGACGACCGCGAACAGCAGATTCTGGTCGACGAGGCGCAAGTGACGCTGAGGAATTTCGTCGGCGATTCGAACATGGGCTGGTTTCGTGACCACCTCAAGGAGGCGAAGGGACTCTTCATCGTGCCGCAGTTCGTGAAGGCCGCCTTGTTCTATGGCGGGGCCGGGGGGAGCGGCGTGTTCGTCGCGAAGGACGAGAAAACCGGCGAATGGAGCGAGCCGGCGTTCTTTACCATGGGGGCGGCAAGTTTCGGCTTTCAATTCGGCGCGCAGGCTTCGGAAGTCATCCTGCTCGTGCTGACCGAGCGCGGAGTGGACTCGCTCCTGCTCGGCAACTTCAAATTAGGCGCCGACGGATCGGTCGCCGTCGGACCGGTAGGAGCGGGAGTCTCCGGCGCCACCACCCCCAATCTCAGCGCCGATCTCCTGTCGTTCGTACGAGCTAAAGGCCTGTTTGCGGGAATCTCATTGGAAGGCGCGGCCCTCATCAGTCGAGACGAGTGGAGCAAGGCCTACTACGGAAAGCCGGTCACGCCGACGGATATCGTCATCCGCCGTGAAGTGAAAAACCCGCACTCGGACGTGCTGCGAACGGAAATTCTCAAGGCCCTCGAAGGGAAATAA
- the ettA gene encoding energy-dependent translational throttle protein EttA, translating to MATNDKQVIFSLVGVGKVYPPKKQVLRDIYLGFYYGAKIGVLGLNGSGKSSLLKIIAGVDPNYVGEITRSKGYSVGLLEQEPQLDSNKTVKEVVEEGKKELVALLKEYEDVSNQIGSADPDTMEKLLDKQAQLQEKIEAANGWELENELDIAMDALRCPPSDQKVGTLSGGEKRRVALCRLMIQEPDILLLDEPTNHLDAESVQWLEQHLQQYKGTVIAVTHDRYFLDNVAGWILELDRGHGIPFQGNYTSWLEQKKDRLEKEEKAETKRQKTLEHELEWIRMSPKARQSKGKARLNRYEELVNQKQEQLAEDLEIYIPPGPRLGDVVVEATGVTKAFSDKVLYENVNFSLPKGGIVGVIGPNGAGKTTMFKMIIGKEKPDAGTIKIGETVKLGYVDQDRSLDGNKTVYEVISDGQDMIKLGKAEVNARGYCARFNFAGTDQQKKVKDLSGGERNRVHLARMLKEGANLIILDEPTNDLDVNTLRALEEGLEGFAGCAVISSHDRWFLDRIATHILAFEGDSKVVWYEGNYSEYEADRKRRLGKEADQPHRIRYRKLTRN from the coding sequence ATGGCGACGAATGATAAACAAGTGATTTTCTCGCTGGTCGGGGTCGGCAAGGTCTATCCCCCGAAGAAGCAAGTGCTGCGCGACATTTACCTGGGCTTCTACTACGGGGCCAAGATTGGCGTGCTGGGCCTCAATGGATCGGGAAAAAGCTCGCTGCTGAAGATCATCGCGGGCGTCGATCCGAATTATGTCGGCGAGATCACGCGTTCAAAGGGCTACAGCGTCGGTCTGTTGGAACAGGAACCGCAGCTCGATTCGAACAAGACCGTCAAGGAAGTCGTCGAGGAAGGCAAGAAGGAACTGGTCGCGTTGCTCAAGGAGTATGAAGACGTGAGCAACCAGATCGGGTCCGCCGATCCCGATACGATGGAGAAGCTGCTCGACAAGCAGGCGCAGCTGCAGGAGAAGATCGAAGCGGCCAACGGCTGGGAGCTGGAAAATGAACTCGACATCGCGATGGACGCCCTGCGATGCCCTCCGTCCGACCAAAAGGTCGGGACGCTTTCCGGCGGTGAAAAGCGCCGGGTCGCCCTCTGCCGCCTTATGATCCAGGAGCCCGACATTCTTCTGCTCGACGAGCCGACGAATCACCTCGACGCAGAATCGGTGCAGTGGCTGGAGCAGCATCTCCAGCAGTACAAGGGCACGGTCATCGCCGTGACGCACGATCGGTACTTCCTGGACAACGTGGCCGGCTGGATTCTCGAACTCGATCGCGGACACGGCATCCCGTTCCAAGGCAACTACACATCCTGGTTGGAACAGAAGAAGGATCGCCTGGAGAAGGAAGAAAAGGCGGAGACCAAGCGGCAGAAGACCCTCGAGCATGAGTTGGAATGGATCCGGATGTCGCCCAAGGCCCGCCAGTCGAAGGGTAAGGCACGCTTGAACCGCTACGAAGAATTAGTCAATCAAAAGCAGGAGCAGCTGGCGGAGGATTTGGAGATCTATATTCCGCCAGGACCCCGCTTGGGCGATGTGGTCGTGGAAGCGACCGGCGTGACCAAGGCCTTCAGCGACAAGGTCCTCTACGAGAATGTGAATTTCAGTTTGCCGAAGGGCGGGATCGTCGGCGTGATCGGTCCCAACGGCGCCGGTAAGACCACGATGTTCAAGATGATCATCGGGAAGGAAAAGCCCGATGCCGGCACCATCAAGATCGGCGAGACGGTCAAGCTCGGCTATGTGGATCAGGACCGCAGCCTCGACGGCAACAAGACCGTCTACGAAGTCATCTCCGACGGGCAGGACATGATCAAGCTCGGCAAGGCCGAGGTCAACGCCCGCGGCTACTGCGCCCGGTTCAACTTCGCCGGCACCGATCAGCAAAAGAAGGTGAAGGATCTCTCGGGTGGAGAACGGAATCGCGTGCACCTGGCCCGCATGCTGAAGGAAGGGGCCAATCTCATCATCCTCGACGAGCCGACGAACGACTTGGACGTGAATACGCTCCGCGCGTTGGAAGAGGGCTTGGAGGGCTTTGCCGGCTGCGCCGTGATCAGCAGCCACGACCGGTGGTTTCTCGACCGCATTGCCACGCACATCCTCGCCTTCGAGGGGGACAGCAAGGTCGTGTGGTACGAGGGGAACTACAGCGAGTATGAAGCGGACCGCAAGCGGCGGCTCGGCAAGGAAGCCGATCAGCCCCATCGCATCCGCTACCGGAAACTGACGAGAAACTAA
- a CDS encoding patatin-like phospholipase family protein, with translation MRGFGMGRWVLVLLLALGACVPAGRLPAELLAVPSPSIPATFQLRDRELQDGRFVGLAFSGGGSRSAVFAAAVMKELDRLTLLPQVDVLSAVSGGAIPAAAYALDGYRGLNFQNGFLEQIGQDFQQDLAGPWYSAPANLLRFKVTRMIPADLVIRVLDDKIFHGATFADLNPSRPLLLLNSTDALTGEPFVISNEAFASLHQPLASLSVARAVYMSAAYPGLMEPIPLYDGNANSGGADRPTLLIYDGGPADNLGIRTVMRVLDRAAAQRPMPELFPRGCLVIAVDATGRATDNREPMSAASVLLKSHRREVLELAGIPETEQDRAKFGTFSVGRNGSSGQCRFWHVALRHLPDSDPLGSRATRVKTSLALSPEDQSALTDAAVRLVREGKEEAERTGDLAEFLRLGPSARTAP, from the coding sequence ATGCGGGGGTTCGGAATGGGCCGGTGGGTCCTGGTACTGTTGTTGGCCTTGGGGGCCTGTGTCCCGGCGGGACGGTTGCCCGCCGAGTTGCTTGCCGTTCCATCCCCGTCCATCCCCGCCACCTTCCAGCTCCGTGACCGTGAACTTCAGGACGGTCGCTTCGTCGGGCTCGCCTTTTCCGGCGGGGGCAGCCGTTCCGCGGTCTTCGCCGCAGCCGTGATGAAGGAACTGGATCGGCTGACGCTGTTGCCCCAAGTCGATGTGCTGTCGGCGGTCTCCGGCGGGGCGATCCCGGCAGCCGCCTATGCGCTCGATGGCTATCGGGGCCTCAACTTCCAGAACGGCTTTCTGGAACAGATCGGCCAAGACTTCCAGCAAGACCTCGCGGGTCCCTGGTATAGCGCACCGGCGAACCTACTCCGCTTCAAGGTCACGAGGATGATTCCCGCCGACCTTGTGATCCGTGTCTTGGACGACAAAATCTTCCACGGCGCGACCTTCGCCGACCTTAACCCCTCGAGACCGCTGCTGTTGCTCAACTCGACGGATGCCCTCACCGGCGAACCGTTCGTCATTTCCAACGAAGCCTTTGCGTCGCTGCATCAACCCTTGGCATCGCTCAGTGTGGCGCGTGCCGTGTATATGTCTGCGGCATATCCCGGGTTGATGGAGCCGATTCCGCTCTATGACGGGAATGCAAATAGTGGAGGGGCCGACCGGCCGACCCTGCTCATTTATGATGGGGGCCCGGCGGACAACCTCGGGATTCGCACCGTGATGCGGGTACTGGATCGGGCTGCGGCCCAACGTCCGATGCCGGAGCTGTTTCCGCGTGGTTGCCTGGTCATCGCCGTCGATGCCACCGGCCGCGCGACCGACAACCGGGAGCCCATGTCTGCCGCTTCGGTGCTGCTGAAGAGTCACCGTCGCGAAGTGCTTGAGCTGGCCGGCATCCCGGAGACGGAACAGGATCGAGCGAAATTTGGAACATTTTCCGTGGGACGCAACGGCAGCAGCGGCCAGTGTCGCTTCTGGCATGTGGCGTTGCGGCATCTGCCGGACAGTGATCCGCTTGGTTCGCGTGCAACCCGTGTGAAGACCAGTCTCGCACTGTCTCCGGAAGACCAATCGGCGTTGACCGATGCCGCTGTGAGGTTGGTGCGGGAAGGCAAAGAAGAGGCCGAGCGGACCGGTGACCTGGCGGAATTTCTCAGACTGGGACCCTCAGCACGAACCGCTCCCTGA
- a CDS encoding NAD(P)H-binding protein: METRRIFLTGATGYLGSRVVPLLRARGHMVRALIRPGSASKLPSGIETVVGNPLDAGTFADQVVGTDTLVHLVGVPKPAPWKGEQFRRVDGPSALAAIAAAKDAKISHIVYVSVAHPAPIMKDYIEVREACEAALQKAGVISTILRPWYVLGPGHWWPVALRPAYWFMERWSSTRESALRLGLVTIDDMLRAMVWAVEQPPAATRILEVSDIRRLGRDAR, from the coding sequence ATGGAGACGCGACGTATCTTCCTGACCGGCGCCACTGGGTATCTAGGCTCGCGTGTGGTCCCCCTGTTGCGTGCCCGCGGTCATATGGTCCGCGCGCTCATCCGTCCCGGGTCGGCCTCGAAGCTTCCGTCCGGGATCGAAACCGTCGTCGGCAATCCGCTCGATGCCGGAACATTCGCCGATCAGGTGGTCGGAACGGATACGTTGGTGCATCTCGTCGGTGTGCCGAAACCTGCGCCCTGGAAAGGCGAGCAATTCAGGCGCGTCGATGGGCCCTCCGCACTCGCGGCGATTGCCGCAGCGAAGGATGCCAAGATTTCGCACATTGTGTATGTGAGCGTGGCGCATCCCGCGCCGATCATGAAAGACTACATCGAAGTCCGCGAGGCCTGTGAGGCGGCGCTGCAAAAGGCGGGCGTCATTTCCACGATCCTCCGCCCTTGGTACGTCTTGGGGCCGGGCCACTGGTGGCCGGTAGCCCTGCGTCCCGCCTATTGGTTCATGGAACGATGGTCGAGCACGCGCGAATCCGCGCTGCGGCTCGGGCTCGTGACGATCGACGACATGCTGCGCGCCATGGTGTGGGCCGTCGAGCAGCCGCCGGCTGCCACGCGTATCCTCGAGGTCTCGGACATTCGACGATTGGGGCGGGACGCGCGATGA
- a CDS encoding SDR family oxidoreductase: MKPVVLVTGAAGLIGGYLMNTAGRWASRWDVRGLTRADGDLTRPDHVQRLWECHKPEVIIHCAALSRTGACESNPTLARAINVEAARHLAAVARDIPFIFLSSDQVFDGAKGSYVETDAVHPLNVYGQTKAEAEQVVLANRGHSVIRVALTAGASSTADRSFVEDMLRSAAKGATLTLFTDEFRCPIPAGPLVRAIWEFIEQQRPGLYHLGGRERLSRWEIGELLAGWYPDLKAAIRPGSVADYVGPPRPPDLSMNSNKLQRLLSFPLPGFRQWLSRPRSVGRDAWDERASP, encoded by the coding sequence ATGAAACCCGTCGTTCTCGTGACCGGGGCAGCGGGTCTGATCGGCGGTTACTTGATGAACACGGCAGGCCGGTGGGCTTCACGGTGGGACGTGCGCGGGCTCACGAGGGCGGACGGCGACCTGACTCGCCCGGATCACGTGCAGCGGCTGTGGGAATGCCACAAGCCGGAAGTGATCATCCATTGCGCGGCGCTCAGCCGAACCGGTGCCTGCGAGTCGAACCCAACGCTCGCGCGCGCTATCAATGTGGAGGCGGCACGGCACCTTGCCGCCGTGGCGCGGGACATCCCATTCATCTTTCTCTCGAGTGATCAAGTGTTCGACGGAGCGAAGGGGAGTTACGTGGAAACCGATGCGGTGCATCCCCTCAATGTGTATGGCCAGACCAAAGCCGAAGCCGAACAAGTCGTGTTGGCCAATCGCGGCCATTCCGTCATCCGAGTCGCCTTGACGGCCGGTGCCTCTTCCACCGCCGATCGGAGTTTCGTGGAAGATATGCTCCGGTCGGCGGCCAAGGGTGCTACGCTCACACTGTTCACCGACGAATTCCGATGCCCGATTCCCGCCGGTCCCCTTGTGCGGGCGATATGGGAGTTTATTGAGCAGCAGCGCCCCGGCCTCTATCATCTGGGCGGGCGGGAACGTCTCTCGCGATGGGAGATCGGGGAATTGCTCGCTGGATGGTATCCTGACCTGAAGGCCGCGATCCGACCAGGCTCGGTCGCCGATTACGTCGGCCCCCCTCGTCCACCGGATCTTTCGATGAACAGCAACAAGCTCCAGCGGTTGCTGTCCTTCCCGCTACCAGGGTTTCGTCAATGGCTTTCGAGGCCGCGATCGGTCGGGCGTGACGCCTGGGATGAGAGGGCTTCGCCGTGA